The sequence NNNNNNNNNNNNNNNNNNNNNNNNNNNNNNNNNNNNNNNNNNNNNNNNNNNNNNNNNNNNNNNNNNNTAAATCTCTATACAGGAGTATATATGCTATGAAATTGAGTTAACATAATTAGCTGTTTTTATAGGCAGACAACATAATGATTTTAGTAATGTGAGGCAAGGCAgttatcagtatttttttataatattccTGTCCAGACTGGCACTATTAATGTGTCAGATTCTGACAATTGTCTTGGTATGCCACATGCAATGCCCTACAATATCActtgaaatgagaaaaaatacaaaaaaaaccaaGTGATTTGCAAACATTGATTTCCTATTAATTTTTGCAGGTGTTCCACAAGTCCTCGAGTGGTTTTATCCATGGACATGTAATGTCCGACTGGATATATTTCACTTCATGCGACGCTTCACCAAAGGCTTGACAACAGAACACCACCCATTGTATGGAACATTCTGTTCGAAGCTCAGTAATTGCATATTTGAATGGGATCAAGGTGATTATACCAGATTGCGGGAAGCAAAGAAGGGTGAACTTCGCAGGAAGTTTAAGGGAATGGTGCCCACACCAAAACAAGTCACAGCAGCCATATCTCCCAA comes from Pecten maximus unplaced genomic scaffold, xPecMax1.1, whole genome shotgun sequence and encodes:
- the LOC117319043 gene encoding uncharacterized protein LOC117319043; this translates as MRRFTKGLTTEHHPLYGTFCSKLSNCIFEWDQGDYTRLREAKKGELRRKFKGMVPTPKQVTAAISPNELAKHCRRQTREAEQIKRLIEELLGKMWDHTDTAGVRLVNAASMKHVWEVQQKHIK